Genomic DNA from Thiosocius teredinicola:
CGAGCCGCTTGGCGGCGGACACCGCGACCCGGATACGGTTGCCCGAAATCTCAAGGATGCGTTGCTGGCAGCGCTCGATGAGGTGCGCGACGCACCGATCGACCGCCTGCTCGAGCTGCGCTACGAGAGGCTGATGTCGTACGGTGTCGTCTCGAGCTGAATGTACTATCGATGCGCAGCGGCTGCTCGCGCATCTGCACGATGACCTGCCCACCCCGACCCATTACTGGGTCGGCTTCAGCGGCGGTGTCGATTCCACCGTTCTGCTACACCTGATCGCACAGATCCGCGCGTCGTTGCCGGCGCCGGTCTCGGCGATCCACATCGACCACGGCCTGCAGGCCGAATCGGCGAACTGGTCACAACACTGCGCGCGTACTGCCGAGCGGTGCGGCATTCCCTATCATTCACTGCGCGTCGATGCCCGGCCGTCGGCCGGTGAGAGCCCCGAGGCGGCTGCGCGGGCGGCACGCTATGCGGCGATCGCCGATGCGATCGAAGACGACGCGATGCTGCTGACTGCACATCATCTCGACGACCAGGCCGAAACCTTGTTGCTGCAACTGCTGCGGGGGGCCGGCGTCGAGGGCCTGGCGGCGATGCCGGCATGTCGCCGTTGGCACAACCGATGGCACGCGCGACCGTTGCTCGCGTTGCGACGCCGCACATTGCATGCCTGGGCTGTCGAAAAGCGACTGCACTGGATCGAAGACCCGAGCAATGCGATCGATGTTGCCGACCGCAACTACCTGCGCAACCGGGTCATGCCGATGCTCGGCGCGCGCTGGCCGGCGGCGGCCGACAATATCGCGCGCAGCGCCGAGCTGTGTGCCGACGCGGCCGAGACGATACTCGGCGTCGCCGAAGCGGACCTCGCGACAGCGCAATCCGACGATGGCGCATTGCGGCTGTCGATGCTGCGTGAGTTGCCCAAGGCGAGGGCACGCAAGTTGTTGCGCGTGTGGTTGCGCGGGCATGCATTGCCGAGCCTTTCGCTGACACGGCTCGACGAGGCGTTGTCGCAACTGTGCGACGCGCGCAGCGATGCCGACGTGACCATCGAGTGCGGTGACCGGGCGATCCGCCGCTTCCGCGGCAAGGCCTACGTGGTCGCGCAACATCGGCTCGATCTGCCCGGCGAGCCGTTCGATTGGCAGGGCGACGAGGTCGTGTTGCCCGCCGGTCTCGGTGTTCTGCGCCGGGTTGCCGCCCCGGGTGGGATCAGTCGTCAGATGTGGGACAGCGGCCGGGTGCAGGTCGGTTTCCGGCATGCCGATGTGCGCTGTCGGCCGGCCGGGCGCGAAGGCACGCGGTCATTCAAAAAATTGGCCCAGTCGTTCGACATCCCGCCGTGGGAGCGCGAACGCATCCCGATCCTGTTGATCGGCGGCGAGGTGGCTGCGCTGGCCGGCTACTGCGTGTGCGAACCGTTCGCCGCCGCCGAGGACGAGCAAGGCTGGCAGCTCGAGTGGATCGCGGAGCGGATCAAGGAATGAGTTTTACCAACAGCTACGCCTATCGGCGGCCGGGTATCGGCATCGCCATCAACCTGGGACTGCTGCTGTCGTTGGCGCTGCTGCTGTACGGTCTGCAGGCGCCGATCCTGACGCTGGAGAAGTTCTACTTCTTCAGCAACACGGTCAGCCTGTTGTCGGCACTGCAGACCCTGGCCCAGGAGGCGGAGTGGGGCCTGTTCGCGTTGGTCGGCTCGTTCAGCGTTGCCTTCCCGATCCTCAAACTGATCGCGCTGTTCCTGATCTGGAACTTCGACCCGTCGCAGGGCGAGCGCCACCGGCGCCACCTGGAGTGGCTGGCGGTGTACAGCAAGTGGTCGATGCTCGACGTGTTCGTGGTCGCCCTGCTGGTGGTCTCGATCAAGCTCGGCGCGCTGGCCGAGGCGCATGTCGGCATCGGCATCTACGCCTTCGCCGCCAGCGTCGTGCTGAGCATGCTGCTGTCGAATTGGATCAGCCGGCACGCGATCGAAACACCGACCGCGCCGGTTGGGTAAAGCCCGGCCGTTGAGATAGAATGCCCGGTTTAGATTTTCCGGGGTGCGCCATGCAGGATATCAATCCCATCACGAACAAGATTGCCGATCTGAGGGGACGGTTGTCGTCTCTCAGGGGGTATCTTTGACTACGAAGGCAAGAAAGAACGCCTGACCGAGGTCCTGCGCGAACTCGAAGACCCGGACATCTGGAACGATCAGGAGCGCGCCCAGGCGCTGGGTAAGGAACGCGCACTGCTCGAGGGCGTCGTGCTCAACATGGACGAGCTCACCGCCGGCCTGAGCGACGGCGCCGACCTGCTCGAAATGGCCGTCGAAGAGGGCGATGAAGACACGGTCGACTCGATCGCGGCCGATGTCGACGCGTTCGACGAGCGCGTTGCCGAACTCGAATTCCGCCGCATGTTCGCCGGTGAACTCGATGCCAACAATGCCTTCCTCGATATCCAGGCAGGCTCCGGCGGCACCGAGGCACAGGACTGGGCCGAGATGCTGCTGCGCATGTACCTGCGTTGGGGCGAACAGCATGGTTTCAAGACCGAGCTGATGGAAGTGTCGCCGGGCGAAGTCGCCGGCATCAAGAGTGCGACCATCCGTTTCGAAGGCGATTACGCGTTTGGCTGGTTGCGCACCGAGACCGGTGTGCACCGTCTGGTGCGCAAGTCACCGTTCGACTCGGGTAACCGCCGGCATACCTCGTTCAGTTCGGTGTTCGTCTCGCCCGAGATCGATGACTCGATCGAGATCGAGATCAATCCGGCCGATCTGCGTATCGATGTGTACCGCGCATCCGGTGCCGGTGGTCAGCACGTCAACCGGACCGAATCGGCGGTACGTATCACGCACAATCCCACCGGCCTCGTAACCCAGTGTCAGAACGACCGCTCGCAACACAAGAATAAAGACCAGGCGATGAAACAGCTCAAGGCCAAGCTGTACGAGCTCGAGATGCAAAAGCGCAGCGAGAGCCAGCAGGCGCTCGAAGACAGCAAATCGGACATCGGCTGGGGCAGCCAGATCCGTTCCTACGTGCTCGACCAGTCGCGTATCAAAGACCTGCGCACCAACATCGAAACGGGCAACACCCAGGCCGTGCTCGACGGTGGCCTGGACATGTTCATCGAAGCGAGCCTGAAGAGCGGCCTGTAAGGTCGGTCTCGGGATTCACAAGATTTAAGTGGTTGAAGGACAAATGACAGACGCCAACACCCAAGCGGACGAAAACAAACTGATTGCGCAGCGCCGCGAAAAACTGGCCGTGATCCGCGAGAATGGCATCGCTTTCCCGAATCATTTCCGGCGCGACGTGCTCGCGGCGGAACTGCAGGACCGGCTTGGCGACAAGTCGAAAGAAGAATTGGAAGAACTGGCGCAGCGCGCGCGGGTGGCCGGCCGCATCATGGCGCGTCGCGGTCCGTTCCTGGTCATCCAGGACATGTCGGGGCGTATCCAGTTTTACGTCGACAAGAAGAGCCTGCCCGAAGAACTGGCCAGCCAGATCAAGAGCTGGGACATCGGCGACATCGTCGGTGGCGAAGGGCCGGTACACAAATCGGGCAAGGGCGATCTGTACATCTATCTCGATGAAGCCGTACTGCTGACCAAAGCCCTGCGCCCGCTGCCCGAGAAGTGGCATGGGCTTGCCGATCAGGAGCAACGTTATCGTCAGCGCTATGTCGACCTGATCGTCAACCAGGAGGCGCGTCAGACCTTCGTGATGCGCTCGCGCATCATCGACTACATCCGCCGCTACTTTGTCGACGCCGGCTTCCTCGAAGTCGAGACGCCGATGATGCAGGTGATCCCGGGCGGTGCGACGGCGCGGCCGTTCGTCACCCACCACAACGCCTTGGATATGGCCTTGTACCTGCGTATCGCGCCCGAGCTCTATCTCAAGCGCCTGGTGGTCGGCGGCTTTGAACGGGTCTTCGAGATCAACCGCAACTTCCGCAACGAGGGGCTGTCGGCGCGCCACAACCCCGAGTTCACGATGATCGAGTTCTACGAGGCGTATGTCGATTACAGTCACCTGATGGATCGCACCGAAGAACTGCTGCGCGGTATCGCCGTCGATATTCTGGGCAATCCGGTTGTTTCCTATCAGGGCCAGACATACGACTTCGGCAAGCCGTTCACCCGCATGTCGGTCAAGGAAGCGATCCTGCACTACAACTCGGACATCAACGCCGACGACCTCGATGATCTGGAAAAGGCGAGCGCACATGCGAAACGCCTGGGTATCGACGTAAAGCCGACTTACGGCTTGGGCAAAGTGCAGATCGAGATCTTCGAAAAGACGGTCGAACACGAGTTGAAAGACCCGACCTTCATCACCGCCTACCCAACCGAAGTATCACCGCTGGCACGCCGCAACGACGCAGATCCGTTCGTTACCGATCGCTTCGAGTTCTTCGTCGGCGGTCGCGAGCTTGCCAATGGTTTCTCCGAGTTGAACGACCCGGAAGACCAGGCAGAGCGATTTCGCCGTCAGGTCGAAGAGAAAGAGGCCGGCGACGACGAGGCGATGCACTTCGACGCCGACTACGTCAGGGCACTCGAACACGGTCTGCCGCCGACCGCGGGTGAGGGTATCGGCATCGACCGCCTGGTGATGCTGTTTACCGATTCGCCCTCGATCCGCGACGTGCTGCTGTTCCCGCACATGCGGCCGGAAGTCTGATCGCTTTTCAGCCTAACAGCGTCGCCATCAAGCGGCGGCGCTGTGGAACGGATCGCGCTTGACCCGCGACGGCGCGTTCAGCGGTTTGAGCAGCAACGAGCGCGCCGTCATCGTATCCGGCTGATCGAGCCCCATCAGTTGCAGCACGGTTGGCGCGATATTCGACAGGCCGCCGACGCACGATAGCTGCCAAGTCTCGTTGTCAATGACGATGCACGGCACCGGATACACGGTGTGCTGGGTATGTGGCTCATCGGTCAACGGGTCGACCATCTCCTCACAGTTGCCGTGGTCGGCGGTCACGATCACCGAATAATCGTTGGCCACCGCCGCTTCGAGCACCCGGCCGACCTCGCGGTCGAGGGTTTCGACCGCTTCGACCACCGCATCGCGCACTGCGGTGTGTCCCACCATGTCGCCATTGGCGAAGTTCACCAGGATAAAGCCGTACTCGTCGCGCTTGATTGCGTCGATCACCTGGTCGGCCACGGCCTGCGCGCTCATCGCGGGCTGGTGATCGTAGGTATCGACCTTGGGCGACGGGATCACGACCTGCTCTTCACCGCTATACGGGTCACCGCGCTGGCCGTTGAAGAAGAAGGTGACGTGCGGGTACTTCTCGGTCTCGGCGCAACGGAACTGCTTCGCGCCGTGCGCGCTGATCACCTGGCCGAGCGTGACCGCCGGGCGTTCGGGCTCGAACGCGTAGGGTAGCCCGTAGGTCTTGTCGTAGGCCATCATGCAGGTGACGTCGATGCGCGGTGTATCGCCGCGATCGAAGCCGTCGAAGTCGTCCAGACCCAACGCCGCGACCAATTGCCGCGGGCGGTCTTTGCGGAAGTTGAAGAACACCACCTCATCGCCGCCGCGGATCGGTTCGAACGACGGCAGCAGGAGCGGCTGAATGAATTCGTCGCCATCGCCGGCTGCGTGAGCCGCGCGGATGCCGCCCTCGGCAGACAGTGCGTGTTGGCCCTCGCCATGGATCAAGGCACGCCAGGCAAGTTCGGTACGGTCCCAGCGCTTATCGCGATCCATGGCGTAGTAGCGGCCGGTTACGCTGGCGATCGCGCCGCCGGCTTCATGCAGTGCCGGTTCCACTTCGGGCAGAAACTGAGGTGCCGATTTCGGCGGCGTGTCGCGGCCGTCGGTGATCATGTGCAGCAGCGGTTTGACCCGATGCTGATGACACAGATCGATCAGTGCTGCCAGATGATTCAGGCTCGAATGCACACCGCCGTCCGAAACCAGTCCGATCAGGTGCAGCGGGCGCTTCTTCTTGGCGGCCCGTTCTACAGCCTGGGTCAGCGCCGGGTTGCGCGCGAACTCGCCGTTGGCGATGGCATCGTCGATGCGCACCACGTCCTGGCGCACGATGCTGCCGCAACCGAGCGTCAGGTGGCCGACCTCCGAGTTACCCATCTGGCCGTCGGGCAGACCAACGGCAGGACCGGAGGCGTGCAGCGCGGTGTGCGAATAGCGCGAGAAATAGGCGTCGAGATTGGGCGTGTGCGCGGCCGCGACGGCATTGTTCAGGCGGCCCGGATTGATACCGAAGCCGTCGAGAATGACTAGTAAAACCGGGCGTCGCGGTACGCCGCTTAGGGTGCTCATCAGATGACCTCGCTGGTGGCTGAACCGGCTGAGCGGTAGTTTGCTGCACGATCCATCTTCAACTTGCCTGATCTATGTAAACAGGTTTCGTGCCAGCCAATTTGTCGCGGTATGCGTGTTTCAGTGCGTGTGCCTGCGCCATCGTTGTGCGAACCGCGCTACCTCCGCTCGGTCTCGGTGCGTGTAGGTTCGACAAACGGGTTGATGTTTCGTTGCATCGCAACATGCGAAAGATGCGCCGGCCGTCACAGTGTGTATCGGCATTTGACCCTGATCACTGATGCGACATATATCCGTCGCCAATCGTCAGTCTGTAACGAATTTCGACAGCAAAGCGTGCTAATAGTTAACGCATTCCCAAGACCTAAAGATGACAAAAGGGCAGACATCCTGTGAATACGGCTTCAGACGAAATGAACGCGCAGACGGCGCAACACCAGTGGGTTTACGCGTTTTCCGAAGGCGACGGCAAGAACAAGCAACTGCTCGGCGGCAAGGGTGCCAACCTGTGCGAGATGACCCAGATTGGTCTGAACGTGCCACCGGGGTTTGTAATTTCAACCGAGGCCTGCCTGCATTACCTCGATTCGGACAGCAAGGAACTACCGGGCGACATGATGGACCAGGTGCGCCTGCACATGGCGCAGGTCGAGTCGCAAACCGGCAAGGGCTTCGGCAACCCCGACAATCCGCTGCTGGTCTCGGTGCGCAGCGGTTCGGCGATGTCGATGCCGGGCATGATGGATACGATCCTCAACCTCGGTCTGAATGCGGCGACGCTCGAAGGCGAGATCCGTCAGACCGGCGATCCACGCTTCGGCTATGACGCCTACCGTCGTTTCATCCAGCTGTTCGGCAAAGTGGCGATGGGTGTGCCCGACGAGATCTTCGATCGCGAATTCGAGGCGGTCAAACAGGAGGCGCACGTTACTGAAGATGTCGGCCTGTCGGCGGACGATCTCAAAAAGATCAGCGATCGCTTTCTTGCGGTGTTTGCCGAGCATACCGGCCGGCCGTTTCCCGAAGACCCGTTCGAACAGTTGGAGATCGCGATCAAGGCGGTGTTCCGTTCGTGGATGGGTAAGCGTGCGGTCGACTATCGGCGCGAGTTCAAGATCACGCCGGACATGGCCAACGGCACTGCAGTTAACGTCTGCACCATGGTGTTCGGCAACCGCGGCAACGATTCGGCGACCGGCGTAGCGTTTACCCGCAACCCCGGCACCGGCGAAGACAAGCTGTTCGGCGAGTACCTGGTGAACGCGCAGGGTGAGGACGTAGTCGCCGGCATCCGCACGCCAAAACCGATCCATCAGCTTGCGGTCGAGATGCCTGAGATGGCGCGCCAGCTCGACCAATTGCGCGACCGTCTCGAAAGCCACTACAAAGAGATCCAGGATTTCGAATTCACGATCGAGCGCGGTGTGCTGTATTGCCTGCAGACGCGCAACGGCAAGATGAATGCGGTGGCGATGGTACGCACCTCGGTCGAGATGGTGCGCGCCGGCCTGATCGACAAGAACCAGGCTTTGCTGCGTATCAACCCGACCCACCTCGAACAGATGCTCTACCCAAGGCTCAATCCCGAATTCAAGGGTGAGCCGATGGCCCAGGGCCTGCCGGCTTCGCCGGGTGCGGCATCCGGCTATGCCGTGTTCGACGCCGATCGCGCCGAGACCCAGGGCAAGGACATGGGCCGGCCGGTGATCCTGGTGCGCGAAGAGACCAAGCCGGAAGACATCCATGGCTTCTTTGCGTCGCAAGGCATCCTGACCAGCCGCGGCGGCAAAACGTCACACGCGGCGGTCGTGGCGCGCGGCATGGGCAAGCCATGCGTTGCCGGCGCCGAGG
This window encodes:
- the prfB gene encoding peptide chain release factor 2 (programmed frameshift), with the translated sequence MQDINPITNKIADLRGRLSSLRGYLDYEGKKERLTEVLRELEDPDIWNDQERAQALGKERALLEGVVLNMDELTAGLSDGADLLEMAVEEGDEDTVDSIAADVDAFDERVAELEFRRMFAGELDANNAFLDIQAGSGGTEAQDWAEMLLRMYLRWGEQHGFKTELMEVSPGEVAGIKSATIRFEGDYAFGWLRTETGVHRLVRKSPFDSGNRRHTSFSSVFVSPEIDDSIEIEINPADLRIDVYRASGAGGQHVNRTESAVRITHNPTGLVTQCQNDRSQHKNKDQAMKQLKAKLYELEMQKRSESQQALEDSKSDIGWGSQIRSYVLDQSRIKDLRTNIETGNTQAVLDGGLDMFIEASLKSGL
- a CDS encoding paraquat-inducible protein A, translating into MSFTNSYAYRRPGIGIAINLGLLLSLALLLYGLQAPILTLEKFYFFSNTVSLLSALQTLAQEAEWGLFALVGSFSVAFPILKLIALFLIWNFDPSQGERHRRHLEWLAVYSKWSMLDVFVVALLVVSIKLGALAEAHVGIGIYAFAASVVLSMLLSNWISRHAIETPTAPVG
- the ppdK gene encoding pyruvate, phosphate dikinase, whose translation is MNAQTAQHQWVYAFSEGDGKNKQLLGGKGANLCEMTQIGLNVPPGFVISTEACLHYLDSDSKELPGDMMDQVRLHMAQVESQTGKGFGNPDNPLLVSVRSGSAMSMPGMMDTILNLGLNAATLEGEIRQTGDPRFGYDAYRRFIQLFGKVAMGVPDEIFDREFEAVKQEAHVTEDVGLSADDLKKISDRFLAVFAEHTGRPFPEDPFEQLEIAIKAVFRSWMGKRAVDYRREFKITPDMANGTAVNVCTMVFGNRGNDSATGVAFTRNPGTGEDKLFGEYLVNAQGEDVVAGIRTPKPIHQLAVEMPEMARQLDQLRDRLESHYKEIQDFEFTIERGVLYCLQTRNGKMNAVAMVRTSVEMVRAGLIDKNQALLRINPTHLEQMLYPRLNPEFKGEPMAQGLPASPGAASGYAVFDADRAETQGKDMGRPVILVREETKPEDIHGFFASQGILTSRGGKTSHAAVVARGMGKPCVAGAEGIHVDVQRREAHVGTHVIREGDMITIDGSSGNVYLGQVPMVEPEFSDELKELLQWADEVSYLRVMANADTPVDAARALKFGARGIGLCRTERMFNAVERLPVVIEMIVADNTEQRQVALDKLLPMQRADFRGLFETMAPRPVTIRLLDPPIHEFLPTEKQLQSDLEQLRHLRDSVRGMEVLAGSMMLIDKSPTDVHAQEIKELVSLEMVEAAISKKEQMLRKVRALTEVNPMLGHRGVRLGITFPEIYKMQIRAILEAEAECAAKGLEVHPQMMVPQVCTAEELRWIKKYVDEIRADVEAATGQTLNCRFGTMIEVVRACMRAECLAEEADFFSFGTNDLTQATFSFSREDAENKFLPMYNQSNILHDNPFEVLDTKGVGKLMELAVQWGRSVKPELSVGICGEHGGHPSSIAFCHKAGLNYVSCSAPRVPVARLAAAHAALQE
- the tilS gene encoding tRNA lysidine(34) synthetase TilS produces the protein MSSRAECTIDAQRLLAHLHDDLPTPTHYWVGFSGGVDSTVLLHLIAQIRASLPAPVSAIHIDHGLQAESANWSQHCARTAERCGIPYHSLRVDARPSAGESPEAAARAARYAAIADAIEDDAMLLTAHHLDDQAETLLLQLLRGAGVEGLAAMPACRRWHNRWHARPLLALRRRTLHAWAVEKRLHWIEDPSNAIDVADRNYLRNRVMPMLGARWPAAADNIARSAELCADAAETILGVAEADLATAQSDDGALRLSMLRELPKARARKLLRVWLRGHALPSLSLTRLDEALSQLCDARSDADVTIECGDRAIRRFRGKAYVVAQHRLDLPGEPFDWQGDEVVLPAGLGVLRRVAAPGGISRQMWDSGRVQVGFRHADVRCRPAGREGTRSFKKLAQSFDIPPWERERIPILLIGGEVAALAGYCVCEPFAAAEDEQGWQLEWIAERIKE
- the lysS gene encoding lysine--tRNA ligase, with protein sequence MTDANTQADENKLIAQRREKLAVIRENGIAFPNHFRRDVLAAELQDRLGDKSKEELEELAQRARVAGRIMARRGPFLVIQDMSGRIQFYVDKKSLPEELASQIKSWDIGDIVGGEGPVHKSGKGDLYIYLDEAVLLTKALRPLPEKWHGLADQEQRYRQRYVDLIVNQEARQTFVMRSRIIDYIRRYFVDAGFLEVETPMMQVIPGGATARPFVTHHNALDMALYLRIAPELYLKRLVVGGFERVFEINRNFRNEGLSARHNPEFTMIEFYEAYVDYSHLMDRTEELLRGIAVDILGNPVVSYQGQTYDFGKPFTRMSVKEAILHYNSDINADDLDDLEKASAHAKRLGIDVKPTYGLGKVQIEIFEKTVEHELKDPTFITAYPTEVSPLARRNDADPFVTDRFEFFVGGRELANGFSELNDPEDQAERFRRQVEEKEAGDDEAMHFDADYVRALEHGLPPTAGEGIGIDRLVMLFTDSPSIRDVLLFPHMRPEV
- the gpmI gene encoding 2,3-bisphosphoglycerate-independent phosphoglycerate mutase → MSTLSGVPRRPVLLVILDGFGINPGRLNNAVAAAHTPNLDAYFSRYSHTALHASGPAVGLPDGQMGNSEVGHLTLGCGSIVRQDVVRIDDAIANGEFARNPALTQAVERAAKKKRPLHLIGLVSDGGVHSSLNHLAALIDLCHQHRVKPLLHMITDGRDTPPKSAPQFLPEVEPALHEAGGAIASVTGRYYAMDRDKRWDRTELAWRALIHGEGQHALSAEGGIRAAHAAGDGDEFIQPLLLPSFEPIRGGDEVVFFNFRKDRPRQLVAALGLDDFDGFDRGDTPRIDVTCMMAYDKTYGLPYAFEPERPAVTLGQVISAHGAKQFRCAETEKYPHVTFFFNGQRGDPYSGEEQVVIPSPKVDTYDHQPAMSAQAVADQVIDAIKRDEYGFILVNFANGDMVGHTAVRDAVVEAVETLDREVGRVLEAAVANDYSVIVTADHGNCEEMVDPLTDEPHTQHTVYPVPCIVIDNETWQLSCVGGLSNIAPTVLQLMGLDQPDTMTARSLLLKPLNAPSRVKRDPFHSAAA